A single region of the Kryptolebias marmoratus isolate JLee-2015 linkage group LG10, ASM164957v2, whole genome shotgun sequence genome encodes:
- the LOC108233389 gene encoding peptidase M20 domain-containing protein 2 yields MHLNYFYQRVNMSNSLDSLKCDAATISGLRLRPLPFLYTSSDHVTVGLAPAAMEERKQMKVTLQWHIDSLQDELRSLSWDIWSRPEVAGSETNAHDRLVRFFSQRGRTWTVQSRYKLPTAFRASWGPVGGASAPAGGAAGGGVAGESAVHVAFLCEYDALPGLGHACGHNLIAEVGAAAALGLQAALEEQTQLPVPVKISVLGTPAEEAIGGKIELIQAGAFSDIDLVFMAHPAQQDAPFLPTVTVAEVTVKYHGKASHASAYPWEGVNALDAAVLAYSNLSVLRQQLRPEWRLHGIIKHGGTKPNIIPAYAELEFYLRTPELGDLHDLKAKAEACFRAAALATGCQVEIIYPTQTYFNILPNATLANLYRSNGEALGIEFPEQPGSFSGSTDFGNISFVVPGIHPFFYIGTDALNHTEEYADAAGAEEAQLHTLRTAKALAMTAVDVVCCPDLLQRARDDFSLAKRQQETPTAVKL; encoded by the exons AtgcatttaaactatttttaccAACGTGTTAACATGAGCAACTCTCTTGATTCATTAAAATGCGATGCAGCCACTATTTCCGGGTTGAGGCTCCGCCCACTTCcatttctttacacttcttcGGATCACGTGACCGTCGGACTTGCACCTGCAGCCATGGAGGAACGAAAGCAGATGAAAGTCACCCTGCAGTGGCATATAGACTCGCTCCAAGACGAGCTCCGCAGCCTCAGCTGGGACATTTGGAGCCGGCCCGAGGTGGCCGGAAGTGAGACGAACGCCCACGACCGGCTGGTCCGCTTCTTCTCGCAGCGGGGCCGAACATGGACGGTCCAAAGCCGCTACAAGCTGCCCACGGCGTTTCGGGCCAGCTGGGGTCCGGTGGGCGGGGCCTCTGCTCCTGCTGGAGGTGCTGCTGGAGGCGGCGTGGCCGGAGAGTCCGCCGTGCACGTGGCCTTCCTGTGCGAGTACGACGCGCTGCCGGGTCTCGGGCACGCGTGCGGCCACAACCTGATAGCGGAGGTGGGCGCCGCGGCCGCCCTGGGGCTGCAGGCGGCCTTAGAGGAGCAGACCCAGCTCCCTGTCCCAGTCAAG ATTAGCGTTCTGGGAACCCCCGCGGAGGAGGCCATTGGAGGAAAGATAGAGCTGATCCAGGCAGGCGCCTTCTCCGACATCGACCTCGTCTTCATGGCTCACCCGGCTCAGCAGGACGCTCCGTTCCTGCCCACCGTAACCGTTGCAGA GGTGACGGTGAAGTATCACGGGAAGGCGTCCCACGCGTCTGCGTACCCCTGGGAGGGCGTGAACGCTCTGGACGCCGCCGTGCTGGCCTACAGCAACCTCTCTGTGCTCCGGCAGCAGCTCAGACCGGAGTGGAGGCTTCACG GCATCATCAAACACGGAGGAACGAAGCCCAACATCATCCCTGCCTACGCCGAGCTCGAGTTTTACCTCCGGACCCCGGAGCTCGGTGATCTTCATGACCTGAAGGCCAAAGCCGAGGCTTGCTTCAGGGCGGCTGCTTTGGCAACCGGTTGCCAG GTGGAGATAATCTACCCCACCCAGACCTACTTTAACATCCTGCCCAATGCGACGTTAGCAAACCTGTACAGAAGTAACGGAGAAGCCTTGGGGATCGAGTTCCCCGAGCAGCCCGGCAGCTTCTCCG GCTCCACAGACTTTGGCAACATATCATTCGTCGTGCCTGGTATCCACCCTTTCTTCTACATTGGCACGGACGCGCTGAATCACACGGAGGAATACGCCGACGCCGCAG gagctgaggaggccCAGTTGCACACCCTGAGGACAGCCAAGGCTCTGGCGATGACAGCTGTGGACGTGGTGTGCTGCCCCGATCTGCTGCAGCGAGCGAGAGACGACTTCAGCCTGGCCAAACGGCAACAGGAGACGCCAACGGCAGTAAAACTCTGA
- the LOC108232746 gene encoding gamma-aminobutyric acid receptor subunit rho-1: MRAETAVVLLCVWLTAAAGKVVQPRGHKLETYKQSRSRRETRMDGGGHKSGSPIYKRSPDLTKSPVTKSEQLLRIDDHDFTMRPAFGGPPIPVGVDVQVESIDTISEVDMDFTMTLYLRHYWKDERLSFPSTTNQSMTFDSRLVKKIWVPDMFFVHSKRSFIHDTTTDNVMLRVYPDGNVLYSLRVTVTAMCNMDLSRFPLDTQTCSLEIESYAYTDDDLMLYWKKGNESLNTDDRISLSQFLIQKFHTTTKLAFYSSTGWYNRLYIHFTLRRHIFFFLLQTYFPATLMVMLSWVSFWIDRRAVPARVPLGITTVLTMSTIITGVNASMPRVSYIKAVDIYLWVSFVFVFLSVIEYAAVNYLSTVQERKERKLRERLPCTCGIGNPDEMMIDPQITGYGSMDVNATGNYGMPENGGRQERILAQVALNDPQITGQVKASRGYVNIWIDTHAIDKYSRVVFPGAYILFNIIYWSIYS; encoded by the exons ATGCGGGCGGAGACAGCCGTTGTGCTCTTGTGCGTCTGGCTCACAGCTGCGGCCGGGAAGGTGGTTCAGCCGCGGGGTCACAAGCTGGAAACCTACAAGCAAAGCAG ATCAAGAAGAGAAACCAGAATGGATGGAGGTGGTCACAAATCTGGGAG CCCAATTTACAAGCGAAGCCCAGACCTGACAAAGTCTCCGGTGACCAAGTCTGAGCAGCTGCTGAGAATAGACGATCACGATTTCACCATGAGGCCGGCGTTCGGAG gtcctCCGATACCTGTTGGCGTAGATGTTCAAGTCGAAAGCATTGACACCATCTCTGAGGTGGATATG GACTTCACCATGACGCTGTATTTACGCCACTACTGGAAGGACGAGCGGCTGTCGTTCCCGAGCACCACCAACCAGAGCATGACCTTCGACAGCCGCCTGGTGAAGAAGATCTGGGTGCCCGACATGTTCTTCGTCCACTCCAAGCGCTCGTTCATCCACGACACCACCACGGACAACGTCATGCTGAGAGTCTACCCCGATGGCAACGTCCTCTACAGTCTCCG AGTCACGGTCACTGCTATGTGCAACATGGACCTCAGCCGCTTCCCCCTGGACACCCAGACCTGCTCACTGGAGATTGAGAGCT ATGCGTACACAGACGATGACCTGATGCTGTACTGGAAGAAAGGGAATGAGTCGCTCAACACGGACGACAGAATATCTCTGTCCCAGTTCCTGATCCAAAAGTTTCACACCACCACAAAGCTGGCTTTTTACAGCAGCACAG GCTGGTACAATCGTTTGTACATCCACTTCACCCTGCGGCGCCacatcttcttcttcctgctgcagactTATTTCCCCGCTACTCTCATGGTAATGCTGTCCTGGGTGTCCTTCTGGATTGATCGTAGGGCCGTGCCAGCTAGGGTACCGCTag GCATCACCACAGTGCTGACCATGTCCACCATCATCACCGGGGTCAACGCCTCCATGCCCCGGGTGTCCTACATTAAAGCCGTGGACATTTACCTCTGGGTCAGCTTCGTCTTCGTCTTCCTGTCCGTGATAGAGTACGCAGCCGTGAACTACCTCTCCACCGTGCAGGAGAGGAAAGAGAGGAAGCTGCGGGAGCGA CTGCCGTGCACGTGTGGCATCGGCAACCCCGACGAGATGATGATCGACCCGCAGATCACCGGCTACGGCTCCATGGACGTCAACGCCACGGGGAACTACGGCATGCCCGAGAACGGCGGCCGCCAGGAGCGAATCCTGGCCCAGGTGGCGCTGAACGACCCGCAGATCACGGGCCAGGTGAAGGCGTCCAGAGGCTACGTTAACATCTGGATCGACACCCACGCCATAGACAAATACTCCAGGGTGGTCTTTCCCGGCGCGTACATCCTCTTTAACATCATCTACTGGTCCATATACTCATAA